A segment of the Streptomyces sp. NBC_01235 genome:
CCACCGGGTGTCTCCGCCAGCCGCGCCCCCTTGATCCCGGCGGCCGTGGCCCGGTGCAGCCGGGGCGGGACCAGCCGGTCGTCGACCGGCGAGATCACCAGCGTCGGGGCGGTGATCCGGGCCAGGTCGGCGCGGACGTCGGCCCGGACCACCAGGTCCACGTGTTCGGCGGTGCCTTCGGGGGCCGTCCGTCCGGCCAGTTTCGCCGCGATCTTCAGCTCCTGCGGCGTCATCGCGTCCAGCACGACCGGACTCAGGGCGTGCGCCAGCATGAACCGGCCGAGGGTGTCGGTCTCCCCCGCCGTGCACAGCGCGTGCCACACCTGGGCGTTCAGCCGCAGTTCCGCGTCGGCGTGCGGGAAGGGGGCGGTCAGGGCCAGCGCGGTGACCCGCTCGGGATGCCGCGCGGCCAGTCGTATCGCCACCGCTCCGCCCAGCGAGTACCCGCAGACGGCGAACCGCTCCAGCCCCTCCGCGTCGGCGGCCGCCACCAACTCGGCCACCAGGGTGTCCACTTCGAGCGGACGCGCGGAGCGCGGGGTGCCGCCCGTGCCCGGGTAGTCGACACCGACGACCGTGTGCCCGGCCGCCAGGGCGTCCATGACCGGCCCGTAGTTCGCCTCGACGGAGCCCCCGGCGCCGTGCGCCAGCAGCAGGCCGGGTCCCGAACCGCGAACCGTGCGGGCGTACGGAGACGGAGAAGGCATGCGGATCCCCCCGAGGTGTCCGGCGAAAATGTGTAACGGACGATACGGAAATACCGTAGCAGCATTTCATAGCGACCGTTAGATAAATTCCCGGCCCCTCGCCGTCCGGCCCGTCTCGGTACGCTTACGCCCATGTACGGATACGGCCAGCCCATGGACGGCGGTGCTGCACAGCAGCAGTACGCCCCGCCGCAGCAGCAGATGCCCGGCGGCCACGGCGGGTACGGCCAGCAGCCGCCGCTCTATCCGGAGCCGTCCCCGCCCTCCCTCGCGGACGCGGTGCGGGCCTTCACCACCGGGCAGCTGGCCGCCGAGGACTTCCAGCAGGTCTTCGCGACCTCCAAGGTCTACTGCCCGCGCGGCGACAACCCCGGTTTCCTCGCCCTGCACAACACCCAGCAGCCGGTGATCCCGATGTTCACTTCCCTCAAGGAGCTGCGCCGGTACGCGGGCAAGGAGTCCAAGTACTTCGTGATCACCGGCGCCGAGGTGATCGACCTGCTGCCCACCGGCTACGGCTTCGTCCTCGACATGGAGGGCGAGCACCGGATGGTGTTCGACGCGAAGGCGGTCGAGCAGATGGTCGACTTCGCGATGCGGCGGATGTACGGCTGAGAGACCTCCCCCTCGAGACCCGGATTCCGGTGGGCGGCCCAGCGGCCCCCGGGAATCCGGCGGCGGAAATCCGTACCCCGGTTGTCACAGGCATGCCATAGGGTTGCCCCAGGCAGCCGCGCCCCGCACGCCACCGCTCTCACGCGGTCACGTCCGGGTGCCGCGCGGCGCTCTCATCACCCGGCGACCACCGGGTTTTCCTGTGGGGGTTCATCACTGTGCGCATGCGCAGCACCTCGGCCGCGACAGCACTCGCGGTCCTCTTCAGCTCCGCGGCCCTGAGTATCGCCGCGGCCGGTACCGCCTCGGCCGCCACGGCCGTTCTCACCTCGCCCGTCGGCCTCGTCGCGGACGGCGCCCTCCAGCGCGTCTTCGTGGGCGACCAGGCCAACGGCCGGATCCTGGCCACCGACTACAACGGCACCCTCGTCGACCTGAACGTCGGCTTCGGCGAGGTCAGCGACCTCGCGCTCTCGGCCGACGGCACCACCCTCTACGCGGCGCTGCCCGAGACGCACGCGATCGTGGCGCTCGACGCGGCCACCCTGGACGTCAGGTCCACCTACGCCCTCGGCGAGGGCGTCCTCCCGCACGACGTCGCCTTCACGGGCGGACGGCTGTGGTTCTCGTACCGCAGCATCGGCGAGGACAACTCCTGGCACGGCAACCTGGGTTCCATCGACCCCGCCGCCACCGAC
Coding sequences within it:
- a CDS encoding SseB family protein, coding for MYGYGQPMDGGAAQQQYAPPQQQMPGGHGGYGQQPPLYPEPSPPSLADAVRAFTTGQLAAEDFQQVFATSKVYCPRGDNPGFLALHNTQQPVIPMFTSLKELRRYAGKESKYFVITGAEVIDLLPTGYGFVLDMEGEHRMVFDAKAVEQMVDFAMRRMYG
- a CDS encoding alpha/beta fold hydrolase is translated as MPSPSPYARTVRGSGPGLLLAHGAGGSVEANYGPVMDALAAGHTVVGVDYPGTGGTPRSARPLEVDTLVAELVAAADAEGLERFAVCGYSLGGAVAIRLAARHPERVTALALTAPFPHADAELRLNAQVWHALCTAGETDTLGRFMLAHALSPVVLDAMTPQELKIAAKLAGRTAPEGTAEHVDLVVRADVRADLARITAPTLVISPVDDRLVPPRLHRATAAGIKGARLAETPGGHLPFTEHPARWAALLAEALLEPAPEPVPGSVSGTVR